A section of the Osmia lignaria lignaria isolate PbOS001 chromosome 3, iyOsmLign1, whole genome shotgun sequence genome encodes:
- the Lmx1a gene encoding LIM homeobox transcription factor 1 alpha yields MLEFYPPLPGTLGRQGESGPPTMASAAPPMPFRPANDNNNAEPSVSVKTESGLLETICAGCGRTISDKYVMQVAGRNYHEECLSCAACAAPLTHSCFIRELKLYCRNDYERIFGVKCARCMEKISCSDFVLRAPGLVFHVECFACCMCGQPLPPGAQYFLRQGQPICRRDYENELYLNSPQDDDLLDENRPRDGRRGPKRPRTILTSAQRRQFKASFEVSPKPCRKVREALAKDTGLSVRVVQVWFQNQRAKMKKLQRKAKTEPGSDKEPKEERRTESPHSDHSHYLNAMNMRDGESSSFPSATQPLNPNNPYSPDDAYPGHSGESFCSSDLSLDGTEAGFDIGENEGGGGQEGSHQGATHTHHGPSSHEAPSLSQSLHAAIHNPIDKLFMMQSSYFSGDHA; encoded by the exons ATGTTGGAATTCTACCCTCCGCTACCAGGTACCCTTGGTCGCCAGGGTGAGTCGGGACCACCGACGATGGCCTCGGCTGCACCACCGATGCCATTTCGGCCTGCCAATGACAATAACAATGCAG AGCCGTCGGTTTCGGTAAAGACAGAATCCGGTCTCCTGGAGACGATCTGTGCCGGTTGCGGCCGCACCATATCCGACAAATACGTGATGCAGGTCGCCGGAAGGAACTACCACGAAGAGTGTCTATCCTGCGCTGCATGCGCCGCTCCTCTCACACATTCCTGCTTCATTCGCGAGTTGAAACTCTACTGCAGGAACGATTACGAGAGGATCTTCGGTGTTAAGTGCGCGCGGTGCATGGAGAAGATCAGTTGTTCGGATTTCGTGCTCAGAGCGCCGGGTTTGGTTTTCCATGTGGAGTGTTTCGCGTGTTGCATGTGCGGACAACCGTTACCACCTGGTGCACAATACTTCCTGCGACAGGGACAACCGATCTGCAGAAGGGACTATGAAAACGAGTTGTACCTGAACAGTCCTCAAG ACGATGATTTGTTGGACGAGAACCGACCTAGAGACGGTCGTCGGGGTCCCAAGAGACCCCGGACGATCCTCACGTCGGCTCAGAGGCGTCAGTTCAAGGCGTCCTTCGAAGTGTCCCCGAAACCCTGTCGAAAGGTACGAGAAGCCCTGGCAAAGGACACGGGTCTCAGTGTTCGCGTGGTGCAAGTTTGGTTCCAAAATCAACGAGCGAAGATGAAGAAACTACAAAGGAAAGCGAAGACTGAGCCTGGATCGGACAAGGAACCGAAGGAAGAACGTCGGACGGAAAGTCCTCACAGTGATCAca GTCATTACTTGAACGCCATGAACATGCGCGACGGGGAATCTTCTAGCTTCCCCTCAGCCACCCAACCGCTCAACCCCAATAACCCGTACTCGCCCGACG acgCATATCCGGGTCATTCAGGGGAGAGTTTCTGCAGCAGCGATTTGTCCTTGGACGGTACGGAAGCTGGCTTCGACATAGGCGAGAACGAGGGTGGCGGTGGTCAAGAGGGTAGCCATCAGGGTGCCACCCACACCCATCACGGTCCTTCCTCCCACGAGGCGCCGTCACTGTCGCAAAGTTTGCACGCGGCGATTCACAACCCCATCGACAAACTGTTCATGATGCAGAGTAGTTACTTCAGTGGTGACCATGCGTAA
- the LOC117607991 gene encoding proton-coupled amino acid transporter-like protein acs encodes MENAKEETINMQLIGSESPYKVNNEIAGSGLNPSEVPTSPTANVEDYDPHKHRNRPNPTSNAETLIHLLKGSLGTGILAMPNAFCNSGLVTGVIATVIIGVLCTYCLHVLVKAQYRLCKRLRVPILSYPLSMKYALEEGPVCVKWFAPYAPGLVDGFMIAYQLGICCVYIVFVASNIKQVADQYWEPLDVKTHMLILLLPLILINYVRNLKLLAPFSTLANIITFVGLAMILVYMFKDLPPVSEREMFGTLRNFSLYFGTTLFALEAVGVIIALENNMKTPQYFGGYCGVLNIGMTVIVALYILMGFFGYIKYGDKAGGSVTFNLPADEVMAQSIKIMFAIAIFITHALQGYVPVDIIWNTYLDQKVQKRKLFWEYVCRTVITLATFTLAIAVPRLGLFISLFGALCLSALGIAFPAIIEICVLWPDREFGPCMIMLLKNICLIVFGLLGLVIGTYVSIVDIVNSFK; translated from the exons ATGGAGAACGCGAAGGAGGAGACGATAAACATGCAGCTGATCGGTTCCGAGAGTCCGTACAA AGTTAATAATGAAATCGCCGGAAGTGGTCTAAATCCATCGGAAGTGCCAACATCGCCAACCGCAAACGTAGAAGACTACGACCCCCATAAACATCGAAATAGGCCAAATCCAACTTC AAATGCGGAGACGCTTATACATTTACTGAAAGGAAGTCTTGGAACAGGGATTTTAGCGATGCCGAACGCATTCTGCAACAGTGGACTTGTTACCGGTGTGATAGCCACAGTGATCATTGGAGTGTTATGCACTTATTGTTTGCACGTACTAGTGAAAGCTCAGTACAGACTGTGTAAACGGTTAAGAGTTCCTATATTGAGTTATCCGTTGAGTATGAAGTACGCTCTCGAGGAAGGTCCTGTGTGTGTCAAATGGTTCGCACCTTATGCACC AGGACTCGTAGACGGGTTCATGATAGCGTATCAATTGGGAATATGCTGCGTTTATATCGTATTTGTAGCGTCGAATATCAAGCAG GTGGCAGACCAGTACTGGGAACCTTTGGATGTTAAAACCCACATGCTCATTTTATTGCTACCGCTGATTTTGATCAATTACGTTAGGAATCTGAAGTTACTGGCGCCGTTCTCCACCCTCGCGAACATAATCACGTTCGTTGGATTGGCTATGATCCTGGTTTACATGTTTAAGGATTTGCCGCCGGTTAGCGAGAGAGAGATGTTCGGTACACTGAGAAATTTCTCGCTTTATTTCGGCACGACGTTGTTCGCTTTGGAGGCTGTCGGGGTG ATCATCGCGCTGGAGAACAATATGAAGACCCCGCAGTATTTCGGTGGATACTGCGGTGTCCTGAACATAGGAATGACGGTGATCGTGGCTCTGTATATTCTTATGGGGTTCTTCGGTTACATAAAGTACGGGGACAAGGCTGGCGGCAGTGTTACTTTCAATTTACCCGCGGATGAAGT GATGGCACAGAGCATCAAGATCATGTTTGCTATCGCAATTTTTATCACCCACGCTCTTCAAGGATACGTTCCTGTCGATATCATTTGGAACACTTACTTGGATCAGAAAGTACAGAAACGAAAATTATTTTGGGAATACGTGTGCCGGACAGTTATCACTTTAGCGACGT TCACCTTGGCCATAGCTGTACCCAGGTTGGGTCTCTTCATCTCCCTCTTCGGGGCTCTCTGTCTCTCCGCCCTTGGCATCGCTTTCCCAGCAATCATCGAGATCTGCGTCCTCTGGCCAGACAGAGAATTCGGCCCGTGCATGATTATGTTGTTGAAGAACATTTGTCTGATCGTGTTTGGCCTCCTGGGTCTGGTGATAGGCACCTACGTCAGCATCGTCGACATCGTTAACTCCTTCAAGTGA